A single genomic interval of Juglans regia cultivar Chandler chromosome 1, Walnut 2.0, whole genome shotgun sequence harbors:
- the LOC108988109 gene encoding ultraviolet-B receptor UVR8, whose translation MDINEIVDTTRPKNLPTKSAIYVWGYNQSGQTGRKGKECQLRIPKQLPPELFGCPAGLNSRWLDVACGREHTAAVASDGSLFTWGANGFGQLGDGTEEPRKHPKKVKQLQTEFVKSVSCGAHCTACIADTRETDGTISKSRLWVWGQNQGSNFPRLYWGAFTPNTIIRQVSCGAVHVVALSEDGLLQAWGYNEYGQLGRGVTCEGLQGARIINAYAKFLDEAPELVRITDVSCGEYHTAAISDKGEVYTWGLGNMGQLGHSSLQSGDKELLPRRVVALDGIFIKVVACGGVHTCAVTLKGALYAWGGGQVGQLGLGPQTGFFSCVANESETFFRNIPIMVVPNGVQLIACGHSHTLISTRDGRIHGWGYNNYGQAANEKSTYAWYPSPVDWCVGEVRKIAAGGGHSAVLTDACSLKELCEFRLADGVTLLNASEIEDVASRTGSDALARLCEKLREHMLVGGDCEHEDDE comes from the exons ATggatattaatgaaattgttgACACTACTCGACCCAAAAACCTCCCGACAAAGAGTGCAATTTATGTATGGGGCTATAATCAGTCCGGGCAGACGGGTAGGAAAGGCAAAGAGTGCCAGTTAAGGATCCCAAAGCAGCTTCCTCCCGAGCTTTTTGGGTGCCCGGCTGGTCTCAATTCGCGCTGGTTGGATGTTGCTTGTGGTCGTGAGCATACTGCGGCAGTGGCCTCTGATGGGTCACTTTTCACATGGG GGGCTAATGGCTTTGGTCAATTGGGAGATGGAACTGAGGAGCCAAGGAAGCACCCTAAGAAAGTTAAACAATTGCAGACAGAGTTTGTGAAATCTGTATCTTGTGGAGCACATTGTACTGCTTGTATAGCAGACACTCGTGAAACTGATGGAACCATCTCAAAAAGTAGGCTCTGGGTTTGGGGCCAGAATCAG GGATCAAATTTTCCTCGCTTATATTGGGGGGCCTTTACTCCTAATACG ATTATCCGCCAAGTGTCGTGTGGGGCAGTGCATGTGGTGGCCTTATCAGAGGATGGCCTACTACAAGCATGGG GTTACAATGAATATGGTCAGCTTGGCAGAGGTGTTACATGCGAAGGGCTACAGGGGGCTCGTATAATAAATGCTTATGCGAAGTTCCTTGATGAAGCTCCTGAGCTTGTAAGGATTACCGATGTGTCATGCGGGGAGTACCACACGGCAGCAATATCTGACAAAGGCGAGGT CTATACTTGGGGCCTTGGAAATATGGGGCAACTTGGGCATAGTTCTCTCCAGTCCGGGGATAAAGAACTATTGCCGAGGAGAGTGGTTGCCCTTGATGGAATATTCATAAAGGTTGTCGCATGCGGTGGTGTACATACATGTGCTGTGACTCTGAAGGGAGCTCTTTATGCTTGGGGTGGTGGTCAAGTAGGGCAATTAGGCCTTGGCCCCCAAACTGGATTCTTTTCATGCGTTGCTAATGAATCTGAGACATTTTTTCGCAATATACCTATTATGGTTGTTCCAAATGGGGTGCAACTTATTGCATGTGGACATTCCCACACACTTATTTCCACCAGGGATGGAAGAATTCATGGATGGGGTTACAATAATTATGGTCAGGCAGCTAATGAGAAATCTACATACGCTTGGTATCCATCACCTGTTGATTG GTGTGTTGGGGAAGTGCGAAAAATAGCAGCTGGTGGTGGTCATTCAGCTGTGTTGACTGATGCTTGTTCCTTAAAAGAGTTGTGTGAGTTTAGGCTTGCAGATGGTGTCACTCTATTAAATGCTTCTGAGATCGAGGATGTTGCTTCCAGAACGGGATCAGATGCTTTAGCACGTCTCTGTGAAAAACTGAG GGAACATATGCTTGTTGGTGGTGACTGTGAACACGAAGATGATGAGTGA
- the LOC108988199 gene encoding uncharacterized protein YwbO-like isoform X1: protein MNVFNVPTALRSVSLGKAPVSHLFQKACRYREIMSDSVGNNTEKKLIKIDISSDTVCPWCFMGKRNLDKAIAASKDQYDFQVRWHPFQLNPSAPKEGIDKREYYRTKFGSQSESMEARMSEVFRSHGLDYNLSGLTGNTLESHRLMYFAAQQGLDKQHNLMEELSFGYFTQGKYIGDREFLVESAKKVGIEGAAEFLEDPNNGLKEVNEELQKYSENITGVPYFVINGIQKLSGAQPPEVLLRAFQVAAN from the exons ATGAACGTATTCAACGTCCCAACTGCACTGCGTTCTGTGTCTCTAGGCAAAGCCCCAGTTTCTCACCTTTTCCAG AAAGCTTGCAGATACAGAGAGATCATGTCTGACTCAGTTGGAAACAATACTGAGAAAAAGCTTATAAAAATCGATATCAGCTCGGACACTGTGTGCCCATGGTGCTTCATGGGTAAAAGAAATCTTGACAAAGCTATAGCTGCATCTAAGGATCAATATGACTttcag GTTAGATGGCATCCATTTCAACTTAATCCTTCTGCCCCTAAAGAAGGCATCGACAAGAGAGAGTATTACCGTACAAAGTTTGGATCTCAATCTGAGAGTATGGAAGCTCGGATGTCAGAG GTTTTTAGGAGCCATGGACTGGATTACAACCTGTCGGGACTCAC GGGAAATACTCTAGAAAGCCACAGGCTTATGTATTTTGCTGCCCAACAGGGCCTTGATAAGCAACACAATCTTATGGAGGAGCTATCCTTTGGCTACTTCACTCAGGGGAAATACATTGGTGACCG GGAATTTCTCGTGGAATCTGCAAAAAAGGTTGGAATAGAAGGTGCAGCAGAGTTTCTTGAAGACCCTAATAATGGGTTAAAAGag GTTAATGAGGAGCTCCAGAAGTACTCAGAAAACATTACAGGAGTCCCATATTTTGTG ATTAATGGAATCCAGAAGCTGAGTGGTGCCCAACCCCCTGAGGTTCTGCTGAGAGCTTTTCAAGTAGCTGCTAACTAA
- the LOC108988200 gene encoding uncharacterized protein YwbO-like, whose amino-acid sequence MSESDSVGNNAAKKLIKIDVTSDTVCPWCFVGKRNLDKAIAASKDQYDFEIRFHPFQLDPAAPKEGINKREYYSRRFGSRAESIQARMSEIFRSHGLECDLSGLTGNTLESHRLMYFAAEQGIDKQYKLIEELFLGYFTQGKYIGNREFLVESAKQVGIEGAAEFLEDPNNGLKEVKEEVQQHSANMTGVPYFVINGTQKLSGAQSPEVLQRTFQQAAAN is encoded by the exons ATGTCCGAGTCAGACTCAGTTGGAAACAATGCTGCGAAAAAGCTCATAAAAATTGATGTAACTTCTGACACTGTGTGCCCGTGGTGCTTTGTGGGCAAAAGAAATCTTGACAAAGCTATAGCTGCATCTAAGGATCAATATGACTttgag ATTAGATTTCATCCATTTCAACTCGATCCTGCTGCCCCTAAAGAAGGCATCAATAAGAGAGAGTATTACAGTAGAAGGTTTGGATCTCGGGCCGAGAGTATTCAAGCTCGGATGTCAGAG attttcagAAGCCATGGGCTGGAATGCGACCTGTCAGGACTCAC GGGAAATACTCTAGAAAGCCACAGGCTTATGTATTTTGCTGCAGAGCAGGGTATTGATAAGCAATACAAACTTATTGAGGAGCTGTTCCTTGGCTACTTCACACAGGGAAAATACATTGGTAACCG GGAATTTCTTGTGGAATCTGCAAAACAAGTCGGGATAGAAGGGGCAGCAGAGTTTCTTGAAGATCCCAACAATGGGTTAAAGGAG GTTAAAGAGGAGGTCCAGCAGCACTCAGCAAACATGACAGGAGTCCCTTACTTTGTG ATTAATGGAACCCAGAAGCTGAGTGGTGCCCAATCCCCTGAGGTCCTCCAGAGAACTTTCCAACAAGCTGCTGCTAATTGA
- the LOC108988103 gene encoding E3 ubiquitin-protein ligase At3g02290-like isoform X1: protein MGAVCCCLNSESFEDYVNPNSSVYRNCMCLSCFIQNLLNVYTSLFRRGEVHSLPSSIQGTASMTSAASLDNTLSDMYRSPPRPLPYDADPRYFRLQRDGLVSRREKGSSHSHEETEPLRSDVDVDAVSLNSGDKWSESPCEDGSKEYRSRSSLKLSQAKTMTGVGNIYTSEDEDVCPTCLEEYTQENPKILTKCCHHFHLGCIYEWMERSESCPVCGKMDKYCCMYETFGC from the exons ATGGGTGCTGTCTGTTGCTGTTTGAATTCTGAGAGTTTTGAAGATTATGTAAATCCAAATAGTTCTGTATATAGGAACTGTATGTGTCTCAGTTGCTTTATTCAGAACCTTTTAAATGTG TACACCTCACTATTCAGAAGAGGGGAAGTGCATTCCCTCCCTTCGTCTATTCAGGGGACAGCATCTATGACTTCTGCAGCATCACTGGACAACACTCTATCTGACATGTATCGCTCTCCTCCAAGGCCCTTGCCTTACGATGCAGACCCCAGATATTTCCGCTTGCAGCGGGACGGACTAGTTTCAAGACGTGAAAAGGGCTCGAGTCATTCACACGAGGAGACAGAACCTCTAAGAAGTGATGTCGATGTAGATGCAGTATCTTTAAATTCGGGAGACAAATGGAGTGAATCTCCCTGTGAAGATGGATCTAAAGAATATCGTTCTAGGTCCTCACTTAAGCTCTCACAAGCAAAAACTATGACTGGAGTTGGGAACATTTATACATCAGAAGATGAGGATGTCTGTCCTACTTGTCTTGAAG AATATACTCAAGAGAACCCCAAGATACTGACAAAGTGCTGTCATCATTTTCACCTTGGTTGCATTTATGAGTGGATGGAGAGAAGTGAAAGCTGTCCAGTTTGTGGCAAG ATGGACAAATACTGCTGCATGTATGAAACTTTTGGCTGCTGA
- the LOC108988103 gene encoding E3 ubiquitin-protein ligase At3g02290-like isoform X3 yields the protein MGAVCCCLNSESFEDYVNPNSSVYRNCMCLSCFIQNLLNVYTSLFRRGEVHSLPSSIQGTASMTSAASLDNTLSDMYRSPPRPLPYDADPRYFRLQRDGLVSRREKGSSHSHEETEPLRSDVDVDAVSLNSGDKWSESPCEDGSKEYRSRSSLKLSQAKTMTGVGNIYTSEDEDVCPTCLEEYTQENPKILTKCCHHFHLGCIYEWMERSESCPVCGKNENDAK from the exons ATGGGTGCTGTCTGTTGCTGTTTGAATTCTGAGAGTTTTGAAGATTATGTAAATCCAAATAGTTCTGTATATAGGAACTGTATGTGTCTCAGTTGCTTTATTCAGAACCTTTTAAATGTG TACACCTCACTATTCAGAAGAGGGGAAGTGCATTCCCTCCCTTCGTCTATTCAGGGGACAGCATCTATGACTTCTGCAGCATCACTGGACAACACTCTATCTGACATGTATCGCTCTCCTCCAAGGCCCTTGCCTTACGATGCAGACCCCAGATATTTCCGCTTGCAGCGGGACGGACTAGTTTCAAGACGTGAAAAGGGCTCGAGTCATTCACACGAGGAGACAGAACCTCTAAGAAGTGATGTCGATGTAGATGCAGTATCTTTAAATTCGGGAGACAAATGGAGTGAATCTCCCTGTGAAGATGGATCTAAAGAATATCGTTCTAGGTCCTCACTTAAGCTCTCACAAGCAAAAACTATGACTGGAGTTGGGAACATTTATACATCAGAAGATGAGGATGTCTGTCCTACTTGTCTTGAAG AATATACTCAAGAGAACCCCAAGATACTGACAAAGTGCTGTCATCATTTTCACCTTGGTTGCATTTATGAGTGGATGGAGAGAAGTGAAAGCTGTCCAGTTTGTGGCAAG AATGAAAATGATGCAAAATGA
- the LOC108988199 gene encoding uncharacterized protein YwbO-like isoform X2: MSDSVGNNTEKKLIKIDISSDTVCPWCFMGKRNLDKAIAASKDQYDFQVRWHPFQLNPSAPKEGIDKREYYRTKFGSQSESMEARMSEVFRSHGLDYNLSGLTGNTLESHRLMYFAAQQGLDKQHNLMEELSFGYFTQGKYIGDREFLVESAKKVGIEGAAEFLEDPNNGLKEVNEELQKYSENITGVPYFVINGIQKLSGAQPPEVLLRAFQVAAN, from the exons ATGTCTGACTCAGTTGGAAACAATACTGAGAAAAAGCTTATAAAAATCGATATCAGCTCGGACACTGTGTGCCCATGGTGCTTCATGGGTAAAAGAAATCTTGACAAAGCTATAGCTGCATCTAAGGATCAATATGACTttcag GTTAGATGGCATCCATTTCAACTTAATCCTTCTGCCCCTAAAGAAGGCATCGACAAGAGAGAGTATTACCGTACAAAGTTTGGATCTCAATCTGAGAGTATGGAAGCTCGGATGTCAGAG GTTTTTAGGAGCCATGGACTGGATTACAACCTGTCGGGACTCAC GGGAAATACTCTAGAAAGCCACAGGCTTATGTATTTTGCTGCCCAACAGGGCCTTGATAAGCAACACAATCTTATGGAGGAGCTATCCTTTGGCTACTTCACTCAGGGGAAATACATTGGTGACCG GGAATTTCTCGTGGAATCTGCAAAAAAGGTTGGAATAGAAGGTGCAGCAGAGTTTCTTGAAGACCCTAATAATGGGTTAAAAGag GTTAATGAGGAGCTCCAGAAGTACTCAGAAAACATTACAGGAGTCCCATATTTTGTG ATTAATGGAATCCAGAAGCTGAGTGGTGCCCAACCCCCTGAGGTTCTGCTGAGAGCTTTTCAAGTAGCTGCTAACTAA
- the LOC108988103 gene encoding E3 ubiquitin-protein ligase At3g02290-like isoform X4: MGAVCCCLNSESFEDYVNPNSSVYRNCMCLSCFIQNLLNVYTSLFRRGEVHSLPSSIQGTASMTSAASLDNTLSDMYRSPPRPLPYDADPRYFRLQRDGLVSRREKGSSHSHEETEPLRSDVDVDAVSLNSGDKWSESPCEDGSKEYRSRSSLKLSQAKTMTGVGNIYTSEDEDVCPTCLEEYTQENPKILTKCCHHFHLGCIYEWMERSESCPVCGKEMDNCS, translated from the exons ATGGGTGCTGTCTGTTGCTGTTTGAATTCTGAGAGTTTTGAAGATTATGTAAATCCAAATAGTTCTGTATATAGGAACTGTATGTGTCTCAGTTGCTTTATTCAGAACCTTTTAAATGTG TACACCTCACTATTCAGAAGAGGGGAAGTGCATTCCCTCCCTTCGTCTATTCAGGGGACAGCATCTATGACTTCTGCAGCATCACTGGACAACACTCTATCTGACATGTATCGCTCTCCTCCAAGGCCCTTGCCTTACGATGCAGACCCCAGATATTTCCGCTTGCAGCGGGACGGACTAGTTTCAAGACGTGAAAAGGGCTCGAGTCATTCACACGAGGAGACAGAACCTCTAAGAAGTGATGTCGATGTAGATGCAGTATCTTTAAATTCGGGAGACAAATGGAGTGAATCTCCCTGTGAAGATGGATCTAAAGAATATCGTTCTAGGTCCTCACTTAAGCTCTCACAAGCAAAAACTATGACTGGAGTTGGGAACATTTATACATCAGAAGATGAGGATGTCTGTCCTACTTGTCTTGAAG AATATACTCAAGAGAACCCCAAGATACTGACAAAGTGCTGTCATCATTTTCACCTTGGTTGCATTTATGAGTGGATGGAGAGAAGTGAAAGCTGTCCAGTTTGTGGCAAG GAAATGGATAATTGCTCCTAG
- the LOC108988103 gene encoding E3 ubiquitin-protein ligase At3g02290-like isoform X2: protein MGAVCCCLNSESFEDYVNPNSSVYRNCMCLSCFIQNLLNVYTSLFRRGEVHSLPSSIQGTASMTSAASLDNTLSDMYRSPPRPLPYDADPRYFRLQRDGLVSRREKGSSHSHEETEPLRSDVDVDAVSLNSGDKWSESPCEDGSKEYRSRSSLKLSQAKTMTGVGNIYTSEDEDVCPTCLEEYTQENPKILTKCCHHFHLGCIYEWMERSESCPVCGKVMVFDETTNLD from the exons ATGGGTGCTGTCTGTTGCTGTTTGAATTCTGAGAGTTTTGAAGATTATGTAAATCCAAATAGTTCTGTATATAGGAACTGTATGTGTCTCAGTTGCTTTATTCAGAACCTTTTAAATGTG TACACCTCACTATTCAGAAGAGGGGAAGTGCATTCCCTCCCTTCGTCTATTCAGGGGACAGCATCTATGACTTCTGCAGCATCACTGGACAACACTCTATCTGACATGTATCGCTCTCCTCCAAGGCCCTTGCCTTACGATGCAGACCCCAGATATTTCCGCTTGCAGCGGGACGGACTAGTTTCAAGACGTGAAAAGGGCTCGAGTCATTCACACGAGGAGACAGAACCTCTAAGAAGTGATGTCGATGTAGATGCAGTATCTTTAAATTCGGGAGACAAATGGAGTGAATCTCCCTGTGAAGATGGATCTAAAGAATATCGTTCTAGGTCCTCACTTAAGCTCTCACAAGCAAAAACTATGACTGGAGTTGGGAACATTTATACATCAGAAGATGAGGATGTCTGTCCTACTTGTCTTGAAG AATATACTCAAGAGAACCCCAAGATACTGACAAAGTGCTGTCATCATTTTCACCTTGGTTGCATTTATGAGTGGATGGAGAGAAGTGAAAGCTGTCCAGTTTGTGGCAAG GTGATGGTATTTGATGAAACAACTAATCTTGATTGA